TATTTTACGCTTTCTTGCTTCACGCATTGCTTGGATTTCATCGTATTCTTCAAAGTCAACCACAACATATCTCGGCTTGTTGTTTTTCATAATAACAGCAAGACCTTCTTCATCAACTAAACGCACAACCTTTGAGAAGTTTTGATTTGCGTCCGTCGTGGATACTATCAAATTTGTATTTATCATCATAGATATCATCTCGTTATTATTATGTACTGAATATAGGATAAAATCAACCTATACTTATGAATTCACAAAAATAGTATTTTACTATTTGAGGCAGATGGAATTTTTTACTATTGGTACTGGTATCACATGTATCCCTTCTGCCTGGCGCGTGTGTTTGGCTGCCTCTATCTCTTCAGGCGTAGCCACATCCTCAATTCTTATAACCTCGTCAACTGGAGGCAGGTTCAGGGCGCTTATAATAGATTCAATCATCCTTTCTGATGTACCCAGTATCAGTACGCTCCTGGGTTGTATCTCATTAATCTTAGCTCTTACCTCTTCTGCATGGGATTTATCCATAAAGATTGCCCGTCTTATAGCAGCAATCTTGCTCTTCTCTCTTTTGGCTGAAATTCCAGCAACTATCCTGTTATTTCTTATAAGAAGGCCATCATCTATTATACACTCTATTTTTTTCATGCCTGCTATCTGCTGTGCTCTATGGCTTTTACCTGTTCCGCTTTCTCCTACCAGCGCATATACCTTCATTATATTCTCCTCCAGAATCGCAATTATATTTGTGTGAGAACTTTTATGAAGGATGATGGTGAGCATCAAATGCATCCTTAAAGTGAGTCTATGATACTCTAAATGAGTGGCAAGTGCAGCCGGGGCATTTGGCGTAACAGAAGTCAGAGGTGAGAGGTCGGAGGTTGGAAAAGATAAACCATTTTAGACACCTCATAATAAGTGGAAATACCAGAGTATCAAATGGAGGTATACCCGGCGGAGTACAAACCACGAATTTATAGAGTATCAAGACGAACGACCAGGTGCATGGATGCCACTATCATCCGAAAATTGCCTTCTTACGCCCGAATCGACTTTCGTTTAGATCACAAATTGTTCCAGGTATCTCTTTGAAAGCTTTAAACTCTCCAGAATCCTCTCATTGTTTACCTCAAACGCCCTATCCTCAATTTCGACGCAAGCATATCCATTATATCCTATGTCAGTAAGTGCCGATACGAATGCTCCCCAGTCAACATCACCCAATCCGGGAATTTTGGGGCTCATATATTCCAGCGGATATGCCATGACCCCGACTTCTTTTAATTTATCATAATGAATTTTTATATCTTTGAAATGCACATGAAAGATTCTGTCCCTGAATTCATAAATCGGATTTATATAGTCCATCATCTGCCATATAAAATGGCTCGGATCCAGGTTTATACCAAAATTCTTACTCGGGATTATATTAAACATCTCTCTCCATATCTTTGGCGACATAAAAAGATTTTGTCCGCCGGGCCACTGGTCTTCCCCGAAAAGCATCGGACAATTCTCGATGGCTACCTTTACCCCTTTTAGCTCCGCATAGTTTATGATCGGCGGCCACACCTCTTTAAAAAGTTCAATGTTCTCTTCAACGCTCTTAAACTGATCTCTCCCAATAAAGGTTGTAACCAGGTTCACGCCTAACCTTGCACTGGCATCAATGACTTTATAAAGATGAGAAACATTGGCCTCTCTCATTTCAGTGTTGTTTCCGATGGTATTGGGGTAGAAGGCAAGAGATGAGATTTCTACGTTCTTTTTTTTACAGTATTCTTTTATATGATTAACTTGCTGATCTGTTAAATTATCCACATCTATGTGGGTTACTCCTGCATATCTTCTCTCCGATTTCCCTTTTGGCCAACATGCCACTTCAACACATTCATATCCCAATTCACTTACCGTGTCTATTAATTTTTCAAAGCTGTAATCAGCAAGAATAGCACTTACAAGTCCAAGCTTCATTTCAATCATCCTCCTTAATTCTGATCAACAATGACTGTTCTCCCTGTTTTTGATGATTCTACGCTTGCAAACACAACTCTCATGGCACTGAGTATAATCTTTCCCGATAGTTCTGTCTCCTTGTCGTTTATTATACTGTCGACAAAAAGGTCAATGACACCGGATTTGGTCTGATTGTCGTTAGTCTGAATACTCTCCAGTTCAAAATTAATCTTCTCACCGTTTTTGAGAAAAACCCTGATGGAATAATTCGGATCATCATAAATTCTCATTATTCCCTTGCTTCCGTATAGGATGGTGCTGTTGTCCTCCGGCCCATAAAAGGTCCAACTTGCCGTCATAGTACCAACAATTCCCTTTTTCGTTTTGTATATGCAAAAGGCATTATCATCCACATCAATAAGATCCCCACCGGAGTTCCTTTTGTTAAGCGTAACAAGTTTAGCGGTTGTTTCAATGATGGTATCATCAGTCAGAAACTGGATAAGGTCTGTCTTATGGACACCCAAATCTGCCATAGCACCAATGGCGGCAGCTTTTTTGTCAAAGAACCAAACGTCAGAGCCCGGGTTGATACTCCAGGTTTCAGGCCCGCTGTGCCCAAATGTTGTTCTGAATGTAATAATATCTCCTATAAGCCCATCTTTAATAAGTTCTTTGGCTTTCCTGTGCGCAGGTGTCAGTCTCTGGTTATGTCCGATAAGAAGTTTTTTCCCTGTTTCCTCTGCTGCTTTGACCATAGCTTCACAGTCCGATATTGTCGTTGCCATAGGTTTTTCACAGAGAACGTGTTTTCCCGCTTTCAGTGCGGCTATTGTTATTTCTGCATGCAAATTATTTGATACACAAATACTCACAGCATCTATATCCTTATTTTCCAAAAGTTCTTGATAAGAACCGTAGGCAATACCTCCATACTTTTTTACCATTTCTTCCGACCTGTTTAGGTTTCTGTCATAAAATCCTACTATTTTACAATTTTTATTGTCAATATATTCGGGTATATGCCTGACCTGTGCAATTTTCCCACACCCTATAATTCCGATATTAAGCATAAATTCCACACCTCCGAATCTTTAAGCTTTTTCCTTCCTTTGTAAAAGAACCGCACCGACAACTATAAATCCTTTAAATGCCTCCCGCAAAAACGGCGGTACCCCAAATAGATTCAAGAGATTGTTCATAACTGCAATGATCAGCATACCGAAAACCGTTCCTAAAATGTCTCCTTTTCCACCGCTCATGCTGGTTCCTCCGACCACGGCCGCAGCTATTGCGTCCATTTCGTTTCCGTTTCCGGCATTGGCAAAATCCATGGAGCCGATTCGTGATACCTGTACAATAGCCGCAATGGAAACCAGAAAACCAGAAAGAGTGTATACAAGAGTCTTAACCCTTTCTACATTAACACCGGAAAGTTTTGCTGCCTTTTCATTGGAACCAACCGCAATAACCTGTCTGCCAAATACAGTCCGTTTGGAGACATAATAAAGTATGTATGCAATTATTCCCCAATAGATTATAGGCATAAGCATGAGATTACCTATTTTGAAATTGGAAATTGTAAGAAACTCCCTTGGCACCGTAGGGTTATAACCTTGCATAAAGTGCTGTGTAAGACTTCTGAAAATCTTCATGGCACCCAATGTGGCAATAAAAGGAGGTATCTTGCCCTTTGTAATCAGTAGCCCTATCGCCGTACCAAGTATATTTCCCAGGAGAAGTACGAGAATTATTGCGATTACAAAAGCAGGCACACCGGTTATTCCCATGTTTATCAAAATCCCTTTCGGCCCGCTGTCGATGAGCATCATAATCACCGCACCTGTAGCCACTAAGGTTGAACCTACAGCCAGATCAATGCCTCCGGAAATTATAACAAAGGTCATTCCGAGAGACATTATCCCTATGCTGGCATTGTTCCTTAGTATATTGATCCAGTTATTCATCCAAGAGCTAAACCAACTGCCGATCGAGTCATAATCAAATCCTAAAACCAACGTCTGTAAAATAACCATAATCAAAAGCGCTATAGCTGTGCTAAATAACGGTTCGTTAGCCCACTTATTTCTGAATGACTCAAAAAAATTCTTCCTTTCCTTTGCATCAGCATTATTCATTTTCTATACCTCCTACTTGACCCAATTTCCCGCCGGTAGCAAGTCGCATTATATCATGTTCATTCATTGTCTGCCCACTTACTTCGCCCTGTATTCTTCCATGATACATTACAATAGCTCTGTCACATATTCTAATGATTTCCTGTGCCTCGCTGGACAATACAACCACTGCAATATTTTCGGCTGCGAGTTTTAGGATTATTTCATATATGTCTTCTTTGGCCCCCACATCGACACCCTGGGTGGGGTTATCCAGAATAAGCAGCTTTGGGTTAGCGGAAAGCCACTTTGCAAGGACGACCTTTTGCTGGTTTCCACCCGATAGGTTATTAATGCTGTCGGTATTTTTCACCATCTTAATTTTTAATGTTTTCACTTGATTTTCAAACAACTTTTCATGAAGAGGCCAGTTAATCACACCTTTTTTCGCATATTTGGGCCATGTTACAATAGAAGCGTTCTCAAGTATATTCATGTCTTTTATAATTCCGTTTTCTTTTCTGTTTCTCGGCAGATATCCTATACCTTCATTAAGTGCCTCTACTGTGCTGCGGATATTAATTTCTTTTCCGTTAAAGTAAATTTTACCGGATGATATCCTATCTGCTCCGAAAATAGATTGAAACAGCTCGCTTCGCCCGTCTCCGAGAAGTCCGGTGAACCCCAGAATTTCCCCGGCCCTAACAGAAAAACTTATATCCCTGAAGATATTGTCATGGGTAAGTTTTTCTACCCGTAAAACTTCATCTCCATGATTTTTATCTCTTAATACACATTTTGTCTCTATCTTATGTCCTACCATAAATCGTGCCAGGTCATCTGTAGTAACTTCATCGACATTACCCTCTGCTACTAAATAACCATCACGGAGAACCATATATCTCTCGCAAATTTTCTTTACCTCATTGAGTTTATGTGATATAAAAATAATACCGACGTTGTGTTCCTTCAATGTTTTCATCATATTAAAAACCCGTTCTATTTCCGGTTCAGTCAATGAGGTAGTAGGTTCATCCATTATAATAACTGATGCATTCATCATCATGGCCCGGCATATCTCAACTATCTGTTTATATGAGACATCAAGATCCCGGACCATTGTTCTGGGGTCCAGATCTATATTCATTCTCTCGAATACTTTTTCTGTTTCCTGAATCATTTTCTTTAAATCAAGTATGCCTCTTTTATTTTTAATTTCCCTGCCAATAAACATATTTTCATAGATCGGTAAGTCATTAATAAGGTTGAGTTCTTGATGAATGAATGCTATTCCGGCTTCCATTGATTCTGCCGGGGTATTGAACTCTACTTTCTTTCCATCCAAATAAATGGCGCCTGAATCCATTTTCAGAACCCCACCCAATATGTTCATTAGAGTCGATTTTCCTGCTCCGTTTTCACCAATAAGTGCACATATCTCTCCATTATTTAATGTGAATGAGACACCTTTCAGAACTTCGTTACTCCCAAATGATTTTCGAATATCTTTCATCTCAATTGACATAAAATCGCCTCTATTCCTTTCTTCTTATACAAAGGCTTTTTATTGAATCTTACTAATACTTACAACTGTATATTTAAGAGAGGTTACAGCGAAGCTATAACCTCTCTTAAACTTAGGATTTTGCTCTGCTTTCGGTAAAGATTAATACGGTGAATTCGCGTCAAGATAATCTTTGTAATTGGTTCTGTCTACTATAGTTGTCGGTATAACTATAACCTTCTCTACCTCTTCACCTTTCAGAAGTTTAACTGCCACATCTATGGCATCCTTTACCATTGCGGGACTATACAATGCTGACTCTAACCATATGTCTTCATTTTCAGGCATCATCTTGAAGTATTCCTGCATTCCACCACCACCGGTTATCACCTTAATATCGGTTCTTCCGGCTTCCCTGATGGCCTGCAGTACACCTATGGAAGTTTCATCATCCATTGAAAATACGGCATCAATATGCGGATTGCTTGTCAGAATATCTGCGAAGTCCTTTAACCCATCTTCACGAGTAAACTTTGTAGCATAGGTAAGCAATTTCAAGTCCGGCGCGATTTTGGCAACCGTATCAAGGAACCCTTTTTTCCTCAACTCAGAAACAGAACCGGATGAGGGAACTTCCAATATAACAACAGTTCCTTCTTTGCCTATTTTATCCACAATATATTTTGCCCCTTCAACACCCATGCCATAGTTGTCCCCAGAAACCCTGTAAACTCCGTCCACCGCAATTTCGATATCGAAGTTTACAACCTTGATACCGGCATCCAGTGCCTTCTGTATTGGCACCTCCATTCCTTCCCATTGCGGAAATGCAACTATTGCATCTGCTCCCCATGTTATTAGGTCATCCAATTGAGAAGTCATTTCTTCTGCATTGCTACTTGTCTGAATCTGGTACTCAATCTGGTCTGACAGCTCTTTTGCACGGGCCTCTGCATAATAAGCAACAGCAGCAACCCATCCGTGAGTAACCGCGGGTGCCAAAATACCAACCTTGTACTTTTTGTTCGCCGGCTGTTGTGTGGTACCGGCTTGATTAGTATCTGAAGCAGTACCTGACTGTTTGGTAGTTGTGCTCGTCCCACATCCCGCAAGAACTACCGATAACACTAAAACCAGTGTTAAGATTAAACCAACTGCTTTTTTCATAAAACAACCCCCTCAAATTATATTTGGTTTATTGTTATCTGCGAAACGTTTTCTCGCAGCTAACATCAAATTAAAAAGATACTGCTGCTGATGATTCCCTGATAATAAACTTATGGGGAAGCACTGTTGCTCCAATAGTCTTGTCACCGTTGTTCATACATTTATACAGAATTCTGAACGATTCTCTTCCCAATTCATAACAAGGTTGGGCAACTGTTGTAATATATGGATGAAACATCGTTGTGTCATCCACATCATCAAAGCCAATGACACTTAGTTCTTCCGGTACACGAATGCCCAACTCTTTGGCTGCTGTAATTGCACCGAGTGCAATAGTGTCTGATATACAAAATATGGCTGTAGGCCGACTTTTTTGTTTAAGAAGCTTAAAGGCTGCCTCCTTTCCGCTCTTGAAAGAGTAATTAGAGTCGGCAAATGCAATATAGTCTTCACATACCTTAATACCATGATGCTCAAGTGATTCCTTGTAAGCTTTGAGTCTGAGCGCAGTGGAAATATAATTGTTGGAACTGCTTATTGTGGCTATTCTTTTATGCCCTAAGCTTAAAATGTAATCCATTACATCCAGGGCAGCTTTATAATTATCAATAGAAACCCTCGGTACATCCAATCCCAATGGATACTCAGAACATAGAACAACTGGATAATTATCGGCGTATTCTTTTATCCAAATGGAGTCTATATTGCTTGCAAGAAGTATTGCGCCATCTGCTCTTCTTTTTTTAAGCATATCCATGCCTGTTTTTTCTCTGGCTTCATCGCCTCCGGTATTGTATATCAGTGCACTATACCCACATTCTTGTGCACTATCTCCAATGCCTGTGAGAATATTGGAATAATAAGGATTTGTAATGTTGGGTGTAACTATAAGGATAACTCTCGTCTCGTTTCGTCTCAAATTTCTTGCTGACATGTTGGGCTCAAAAGAAAGTTTCTCTATGGCTTTATATACTCTCTCGCGTGTTTCTGCTCTTACAGAATTATGATGATTCAGTACCCTTGACACTGTTGCCACGGAAACATTGGCTTCTCTTGCAACATCTGCTATTGTAGCCATATAAATCCTCCAAGGTGTGAGATTATCACATATATTATGAGAACCTTATGGTAATTCCGAATGTAATCCATTACATTTTTATGTAAAACTAACTTACGACATCATCATTTTTAGTATAGCTATAAATAATCCCTTTGTCAATATTCATTTGATATGACTTTCTTATATATTTTTAAACATTTGAAATGGATTGCCGGTTTTAGCTTCTATTCACTATTTTCTCCATAATATCTACACCGGTTATGATCTGGTCACGGCTGACCCTGTCTGATGGAATTCCCTTTTCAATACATGAGACAAAATGGGAAAGTTCTCGATAAAACATTCCTGTAGCCGGCAAATTAATACCTGTGGATACTGATACCTCTTCTTCCGGTTGATAATAAAACGGTTCTTCATCCGGCCGGTATAATACTACTTTTCCGCCGTCATTCTCAATTAATCCTTTTTCAAAGTAAACACGCCATCTTGCTCTGAATGGGTAATTGGCATTGAACCAGGCAGCTTCCGCAGTGACATTCATGTTTTCAAAAACATAATTGAACCTGTATTGCTCCTTATAATCAATCCCGGCTCTGCCGCAGTTCGTGAAGGTGAAGCTTTTTGGTTTTCCAAAAAGGCTTATAATCAAATCCAGGTCATGTACATGCAGGTCAAAAGGTAAAACACCACTTTTATCCTTGTCAAAAAGCCAGCCATCTTTTACCCACTGAGGACGACCTGTAATTCTCTCAAAATACCCATCTAACGGTTTACCGTATTTCCCGCTCTTTACAGCCTCATAGAGAATCTCTGATTCCTTCGCAAACCTGACAACCTGAGCTACAAAAAGAAACAGGTTTTTCTCGTCAGCCAGGTCAAACATTTCCTCGGCATCTTTCTTGTGAAGAGCTATGGGTTTTTCCACAATGACATGTTTTCCATGGTTCAAACTTTCAATAACATGTTCTTTGTGCAGATACGTCGGTGTGCATATATCTATAACATCTATATCCTCATTTTTTACCATGGATGCTATGTCATTATATGGAGTTAAGTTAAGTACTCTTGCTTTCTCTTTACTTTGCTCGGAGTGACACACGGCAGCAATTACCTTGCACCCGTCAATGTGTAGATAGTTATTATAATGAACGGTACCTATGCCGCCAATTCCGACAATTCCAATTTTAACCATTTTCACTCTTCTCCTTTTATGTCTTATTTCACAGTAATAGTGTTTATAGTTAAACATCAAGTCCAAGATATTTGAGGTATTCATAAGAATCCTTAACTGCCTGGTTCACTTCCTCAAGGTCCTTTGCGCCTTCTTTGGTAAATTCTATCTCTATACTTAATGGACAGTTATTATTGGCTTTTTCCAGTTTATCCACAACCATTTTGAAATCGATTTGTCCTTTTCCTATAGCCGGAAAATTCCATTCATTATATGCACCAGTTTTATCTTTCAGATGTATATATCCGATCCTGTCTATACATGACTCTAAATCTTCTTCCAGATTCACGTTACCATAAAATATAACATTGGCGGTATCATAATTAATTACGACTCTGGGAGAATCCACTAACTCGACTATAGTTTTCAACTGTTTTCCTGTTGCATGCTTTCCATGAGTTTCGAGACAAAGTACCATATTATATTCTTCAAGATACGGTAAAACTTCTTTGATATGTTCAGTTACCTCATAATCAGAAGCTTGTGCATTATCTTTAAGATGTGCTTCTCCTACAGAAGAAATTATGTAGCTGCTATTAAAAAAAGCTGCCAGCTTGATATTCAGTATAAAATCCTTTAAACGATTTCTGTCCATTAAATTACAGTGACCACTCATGGCAAACGGAACGAGACCGGCTGACTTGAGTTCATCCTTAACTTTACAAAGCTCCTGAAAGCTCATCGTAGGAAATACGTGCTCTGTCCAGCCTTTTGTAGCTGTCAATTCTATATACTTAAATCCGACCTCTGTAATCCCTTTGATGGCATCTTCTATAGAATATCCGTGATAGGTATTTGAGTTGACTGCAATGATTCTATTCATCTCATCCTTCCTTTCTTTATAATATATTCCATATGTGATTTTATCATAAAAACCACAATTTTAAAATAGAACATCATTGCAGCGTTTGTGTCAGTTTGTGTCAAGTATTTGTTGGTAACTTTCTATTTACATAATCATCCATTTTTACATATTCATGTTTATACAAATTTTGCCTACAAAAATTATACACTAACAATGGTATTTATGTGTTGCAGGTATGATAGATATTGGGTACTGCCGTATGCTATATCCCTGGTATCCTTTAGCTCTCATATCAGGCTAATATGCCCTTAAATACTGCAGTTGCAGCAGGTGTGATACCCTTTATACCCGGAGACCTTGCTAAGATTCTTCTTGCTACTTTTATAGGCCCTCAAATTCGAAAGTAACTGATTAAAGCTAATTTATTCTAAAATAAAAATAAATCTACCGTACCAACCACCCATAATCCTGTTTGCAATCCACAATATAATCAACATACACTGTTTGATCCTTAATTTGATATAGAACCAGATAATAATTTTCGACAAACATCTTATGATATTTATTTAGTGGGATAAATTCTGCAGTAAGAAATGGGAATCGTTCAGGCATTATAGAAAGAGAATGTTTTCGAGATAGCTGTCCAATTCATCTGGTGTAACTCCGGTACGGCCGGCCAGGCGATCTTCCTCAACAGCCAGCAGTTCTTCTCTAAGCTTCAGCATTTTCTCTCGGCGGGCAAAAGCCTCTATATCCATTACCACGAGATCACCCTCACTGTTCTTGGTGAGAAAAATAGGCTCTCCGGTAGACTTGCACAAGGCAGCAATTTCATTATAGTTTTGCCGGATACTTGCGGATGGTTTAATCAGCATTGTATCAACTCCTTGTAGTAACATTCTAACCATATTATACTTCTTTCATGCTATGATATCAATTAATAATTATGTTATCTTTCATATCTCTGCGGGTACTGCAAGCTCAATTTAATTTTAAATAGTCATTATAATGCTTCCTGTGCTTTGGTGGCCGTTAATTGTTTCAGCAACAATTATAATATCATCAAACTAAGTATCAAAATATTTATTAACCGGCCTGCGTAAATTACAATAGCGAAAGTAATAACTTGATAACTTAAAAATGAGCCACAGAAACCGTCCCCAATGGCTCTCTTTGACTCTCTTTTATGTTACTTTCCCTCTATCAATACTACACACTCTATATGTGAAGTGTGGGGAAACATGTCGACATTAATGATTCTTTTAATCGAGTAATCATTATTCCAGATTTTCAAATCTTCCATGAGTGAGAGAGGGTTACAGGATACATATACAATCACATCAGGGGCCAGGCCTATGATATCTCTTGCAGTCTTTGCGCCTATGCCTGGCCTGGGTGGATCTACAATAACAATGTCGGGTCGCATACCAATGCTACTTAAAGCCTCAGAGGTGTCACCAACAAAGAATTGGCAGTTGTCTATATTATTTAGTCTAGCATTTTCTCTTGCGGCCTGTACTGCCTCATCAACTAACTCAATCCCCAATACC
This is a stretch of genomic DNA from Calorimonas adulescens. It encodes these proteins:
- a CDS encoding type II toxin-antitoxin system prevent-host-death family antitoxin produces the protein MMINTNLIVSTTDANQNFSKVVRLVDEEGLAVIMKNNKPRYVVVDFEEYDEIQAMREARKRKINETADKILADNIEAFKELAK
- a CDS encoding sugar phosphate isomerase/epimerase family protein translates to MKLGLVSAILADYSFEKLIDTVSELGYECVEVACWPKGKSERRYAGVTHIDVDNLTDQQVNHIKEYCKKKNVEISSLAFYPNTIGNNTEMREANVSHLYKVIDASARLGVNLVTTFIGRDQFKSVEENIELFKEVWPPIINYAELKGVKVAIENCPMLFGEDQWPGGQNLFMSPKIWREMFNIIPSKNFGINLDPSHFIWQMMDYINPIYEFRDRIFHVHFKDIKIHYDKLKEVGVMAYPLEYMSPKIPGLGDVDWGAFVSALTDIGYNGYACVEIEDRAFEVNNERILESLKLSKRYLEQFVI
- a CDS encoding Gfo/Idh/MocA family protein, whose protein sequence is MLNIGIIGCGKIAQVRHIPEYIDNKNCKIVGFYDRNLNRSEEMVKKYGGIAYGSYQELLENKDIDAVSICVSNNLHAEITIAALKAGKHVLCEKPMATTISDCEAMVKAAEETGKKLLIGHNQRLTPAHRKAKELIKDGLIGDIITFRTTFGHSGPETWSINPGSDVWFFDKKAAAIGAMADLGVHKTDLIQFLTDDTIIETTAKLVTLNKRNSGGDLIDVDDNAFCIYKTKKGIVGTMTASWTFYGPEDNSTILYGSKGIMRIYDDPNYSIRVFLKNGEKINFELESIQTNDNQTKSGVIDLFVDSIINDKETELSGKIILSAMRVVFASVESSKTGRTVIVDQN
- a CDS encoding ABC transporter permease, whose product is MNNADAKERKNFFESFRNKWANEPLFSTAIALLIMVILQTLVLGFDYDSIGSWFSSWMNNWINILRNNASIGIMSLGMTFVIISGGIDLAVGSTLVATGAVIMMLIDSGPKGILINMGITGVPAFVIAIILVLLLGNILGTAIGLLITKGKIPPFIATLGAMKIFRSLTQHFMQGYNPTVPREFLTISNFKIGNLMLMPIIYWGIIAYILYYVSKRTVFGRQVIAVGSNEKAAKLSGVNVERVKTLVYTLSGFLVSIAAIVQVSRIGSMDFANAGNGNEMDAIAAAVVGGTSMSGGKGDILGTVFGMLIIAVMNNLLNLFGVPPFLREAFKGFIVVGAVLLQRKEKA
- a CDS encoding sugar ABC transporter ATP-binding protein; protein product: MSIEMKDIRKSFGSNEVLKGVSFTLNNGEICALIGENGAGKSTLMNILGGVLKMDSGAIYLDGKKVEFNTPAESMEAGIAFIHQELNLINDLPIYENMFIGREIKNKRGILDLKKMIQETEKVFERMNIDLDPRTMVRDLDVSYKQIVEICRAMMMNASVIIMDEPTTSLTEPEIERVFNMMKTLKEHNVGIIFISHKLNEVKKICERYMVLRDGYLVAEGNVDEVTTDDLARFMVGHKIETKCVLRDKNHGDEVLRVEKLTHDNIFRDISFSVRAGEILGFTGLLGDGRSELFQSIFGADRISSGKIYFNGKEINIRSTVEALNEGIGYLPRNRKENGIIKDMNILENASIVTWPKYAKKGVINWPLHEKLFENQVKTLKIKMVKNTDSINNLSGGNQQKVVLAKWLSANPKLLILDNPTQGVDVGAKEDIYEIILKLAAENIAVVVLSSEAQEIIRICDRAIVMYHGRIQGEVSGQTMNEHDIMRLATGGKLGQVGGIENE
- a CDS encoding ABC transporter substrate-binding protein, whose amino-acid sequence is MKKAVGLILTLVLVLSVVLAGCGTSTTTKQSGTASDTNQAGTTQQPANKKYKVGILAPAVTHGWVAAVAYYAEARAKELSDQIEYQIQTSSNAEEMTSQLDDLITWGADAIVAFPQWEGMEVPIQKALDAGIKVVNFDIEIAVDGVYRVSGDNYGMGVEGAKYIVDKIGKEGTVVILEVPSSGSVSELRKKGFLDTVAKIAPDLKLLTYATKFTREDGLKDFADILTSNPHIDAVFSMDDETSIGVLQAIREAGRTDIKVITGGGGMQEYFKMMPENEDIWLESALYSPAMVKDAIDVAVKLLKGEEVEKVIVIPTTIVDRTNYKDYLDANSPY
- a CDS encoding LacI family DNA-binding transcriptional regulator, giving the protein MATIADVAREANVSVATVSRVLNHHNSVRAETRERVYKAIEKLSFEPNMSARNLRRNETRVILIVTPNITNPYYSNILTGIGDSAQECGYSALIYNTGGDEAREKTGMDMLKKRRADGAILLASNIDSIWIKEYADNYPVVLCSEYPLGLDVPRVSIDNYKAALDVMDYILSLGHKRIATISSSNNYISTALRLKAYKESLEHHGIKVCEDYIAFADSNYSFKSGKEAAFKLLKQKSRPTAIFCISDTIALGAITAAKELGIRVPEELSVIGFDDVDDTTMFHPYITTVAQPCYELGRESFRILYKCMNNGDKTIGATVLPHKFIIRESSAAVSF
- a CDS encoding Gfo/Idh/MocA family protein codes for the protein MVKIGIVGIGGIGTVHYNNYLHIDGCKVIAAVCHSEQSKEKARVLNLTPYNDIASMVKNEDIDVIDICTPTYLHKEHVIESLNHGKHVIVEKPIALHKKDAEEMFDLADEKNLFLFVAQVVRFAKESEILYEAVKSGKYGKPLDGYFERITGRPQWVKDGWLFDKDKSGVLPFDLHVHDLDLIISLFGKPKSFTFTNCGRAGIDYKEQYRFNYVFENMNVTAEAAWFNANYPFRARWRVYFEKGLIENDGGKVVLYRPDEEPFYYQPEEEVSVSTGINLPATGMFYRELSHFVSCIEKGIPSDRVSRDQIITGVDIMEKIVNRS
- a CDS encoding sugar phosphate isomerase/epimerase family protein, with product MNRIIAVNSNTYHGYSIEDAIKGITEVGFKYIELTATKGWTEHVFPTMSFQELCKVKDELKSAGLVPFAMSGHCNLMDRNRLKDFILNIKLAAFFNSSYIISSVGEAHLKDNAQASDYEVTEHIKEVLPYLEEYNMVLCLETHGKHATGKQLKTIVELVDSPRVVINYDTANVIFYGNVNLEEDLESCIDRIGYIHLKDKTGAYNEWNFPAIGKGQIDFKMVVDKLEKANNNCPLSIEIEFTKEGAKDLEEVNQAVKDSYEYLKYLGLDV
- a CDS encoding biotin transporter BioY, with product MPLNTAVAAGVIPFIPGDLAKILLATFIGPQIRK
- a CDS encoding type II toxin-antitoxin system Phd/YefM family antitoxin — translated: MLIKPSASIRQNYNEIAALCKSTGEPIFLTKNSEGDLVVMDIEAFARREKMLKLREELLAVEEDRLAGRTGVTPDELDSYLENILFL